The Oncorhynchus masou masou isolate Uvic2021 chromosome 6, UVic_Omas_1.1, whole genome shotgun sequence genome has a window encoding:
- the LOC135541068 gene encoding thiol S-methyltransferase TMT1A-like: MRNFLMNFCRLICLAITLPLQLMEFWGLYGIYKRLFPLLAYNITFSYNDKMHDNKRNLFRDLCKFCNTDGTLRLLEIGCGSGANFKYYPYGCTVICTDPNPHFEKYLQMSMTASNHLTYESFVVASGEDLMAVQDESVDVVVCTLVLCSVNNVPQVLEEARRILRKGGALYFLEHVESDPSSWIYFFQHMLQPMWYYLGDGCMVTRATWRDLEAAGFSEIQLRHIEAPRVTFMIKPHILGYAIK; this comes from the exons ATGAGGAACTTCTTGATGAACTTCTGCAGGCTAATTTGTTTGGCGATAACTTTACCTCTCCAACTAATGGAGTTTTGGGGCTTATATGGCATATACAAGCGTTTGTTTCCACTTCTTGCTTACAATATCACTTTTTCATACAACGACAAAATGCACGATAACAAGAGGAACCTTTTTCGAGACTTGTGTAAATTCTGCAACACGGATGGTACACTTCGACTTCTGGAGATTGGCTGCGGTAGTGGGGCCAACTTCAAATACTACCCATACGGTTGCACGGTCATTTGCACAGATCCCAACCCTCACTTTGAGAAGTACCTGCAGATGAGTATGACAGCAAGCAACCACCTGACCTATGAAAGCTTTGTGGTTGCCTCAGGAGAGGACCTGATGGCAGTGCAAGATGAGTCAGTGGATGTTGTTGTCTGCACGCTTGTGCTGTGTTCTGTCAACAATGTGCCACAGGTACTGGAAGAGGCAAGACGGATACTCCGAAAA GGTGGTGCTCTGTACTTTCTGGAGCATGTAGAGTCAGACCCCTCCTCTTGGATATACTTCTTCCAGCACATGCTCCAGCCGATGTGGTACTACCTGGGGGACGGCTGCATGGTTACCAGGGCAACGTGGAGAGATCTGGAGGCTGCTGGGTTCTCAGAGATCCAGCTCCGACACATTGAGGCTCCGCGGGTCACTTTCATGATCAAACCACACATTCTTGGATATGCCATCAAGTGA
- the LOC135541884 gene encoding cyclic AMP-dependent transcription factor ATF-1-like isoform X1 has product MMSLGGSPVTVVQLPGGHYQVQGVIQSSVIQSPQVQAVQGQGSDIDDSQDSSDSGASAQKTREILARRPSYRKILNELSAEEVASRNEDGNPASSGMTTVTVPNTQTIYQTSSGQYITIAPNGTIQLANPGSESLQGLQTLTMTNSGQQQGTTILHYAQTPDGQQLLVPSNQVVVQSAEGEMQTYQIRTAPTAQQTVVMTSPVGMSEQKTGNPTMKREIRLAKNREAARECRRKKKEYVKCLENRVAVLENQNKTLIGELKTLKDLYHVKTG; this is encoded by the exons ATGTCTCTGGGGGGCTCTCCTGTGACGGTGGTCCAGCTCCCTGGGGGTCATTACCAGGTGCAGGGGGTGATCCAGTCGTCGGTCATCCAGTCCCCACAGGTGCAGGCTGTTCAG GGCCAGGGCTCAGACATTGACGACTCCCAGGACTCCTCAGACAGTGGAGCCTCTGCCCAGAAGACCAGAGAGATACTGGCCAGACGGCCCTCCTACAG AAAGATCCTCAATGAGCTGTCTGCTGAGGAGGTGGCGTCACGGAACGAGGATGGCAACCCTGCTTCCTCTGGCATGACCACAGTGACAGTGCCCAACACCCAGACAATCTACCAGACCAGCAGCGGCCAGTACA TTACCATCGCCCCTAACGGCACCATTCAACTGGCCAACCCGGGGTCAGAGAGCCTCCAGGGCTTACAGACTCTCACCATGACCAACTCAGGCCAACAGCAGGGCACCACCATCCTACATTATGCCCAGACGCCCGACGGACAGCAGCTACTCGTGCCCAGCAACCAGGTGGTCGTACAGA GTGCAGAAGGAGAGATGCAGACGTACCAGATCCGCACGGCGCCCACAGCGCAACAGACTGTGGTCATGACTTCCCCTGTAGGAATGTCTGAGCAGAAGACTGGCAACCCCACCATGAAGAGAGAGATCCGACTCGCTaagaacag AGAAGCGGCCCGTGAGTGTCGCAGGAAGAAGAAGGAATACGTCAAGTGTCTGGAGAACCGTGTGGCCGTGCTGGAGAACCAGAACAAGACTCTCATTGGGGAACTGAAGACGTTAAAGGACCTGTACCATGTCAAAACAGGATAA
- the LOC135541884 gene encoding cyclic AMP-dependent transcription factor ATF-1-like isoform X4: MSLGGSPVTVVQLPGGHYQVQGVIQSSVIQSPQVQAVQGQGSDIDDSQDSSDSGASAQKTREILARRPSYRKILNELSAEEVASRNEDGNPASSGMTTVTVPNTQTIYQTSSGQYITIAPNGTIQLANPGSESLQGLQTLTMTNSGQQQGTTILHYAQTPDGQQLLVPSNQVVVQSAEGEMQTYQIRTAPTAQQTVVMTSPVGMSEQKTGNPTMKREIRLAKNREAARECRRKKKEYVKCLENRVAVLENQNKTLIGELKTLKDLYHVKTG, encoded by the exons ATGTCTCTGGGGGGCTCTCCTGTGACGGTGGTCCAGCTCCCTGGGGGTCATTACCAGGTGCAGGGGGTGATCCAGTCGTCGGTCATCCAGTCCCCACAGGTGCAGGCTGTTCAG GGCCAGGGCTCAGACATTGACGACTCCCAGGACTCCTCAGACAGTGGAGCCTCTGCCCAGAAGACCAGAGAGATACTGGCCAGACGGCCCTCCTACAG AAAGATCCTCAATGAGCTGTCTGCTGAGGAGGTGGCGTCACGGAACGAGGATGGCAACCCTGCTTCCTCTGGCATGACCACAGTGACAGTGCCCAACACCCAGACAATCTACCAGACCAGCAGCGGCCAGTACA TTACCATCGCCCCTAACGGCACCATTCAACTGGCCAACCCGGGGTCAGAGAGCCTCCAGGGCTTACAGACTCTCACCATGACCAACTCAGGCCAACAGCAGGGCACCACCATCCTACATTATGCCCAGACGCCCGACGGACAGCAGCTACTCGTGCCCAGCAACCAGGTGGTCGTACAGA GTGCAGAAGGAGAGATGCAGACGTACCAGATCCGCACGGCGCCCACAGCGCAACAGACTGTGGTCATGACTTCCCCTGTAGGAATGTCTGAGCAGAAGACTGGCAACCCCACCATGAAGAGAGAGATCCGACTCGCTaagaacag AGAAGCGGCCCGTGAGTGTCGCAGGAAGAAGAAGGAATACGTCAAGTGTCTGGAGAACCGTGTGGCCGTGCTGGAGAACCAGAACAAGACTCTCATTGGGGAACTGAAGACGTTAAAGGACCTGTACCATGTCAAAACAGGATAA
- the LOC135541884 gene encoding cyclic AMP-dependent transcription factor ATF-1-like isoform X2 has product MMSLGGSPVTVVQLPGGHYQVQGVIQSSVIQSPQGQGSDIDDSQDSSDSGASAQKTREILARRPSYRKILNELSAEEVASRNEDGNPASSGMTTVTVPNTQTIYQTSSGQYITIAPNGTIQLANPGSESLQGLQTLTMTNSGQQQGTTILHYAQTPDGQQLLVPSNQVVVQSAEGEMQTYQIRTAPTAQQTVVMTSPVGMSEQKTGNPTMKREIRLAKNREAARECRRKKKEYVKCLENRVAVLENQNKTLIGELKTLKDLYHVKTG; this is encoded by the exons ATGTCTCTGGGGGGCTCTCCTGTGACGGTGGTCCAGCTCCCTGGGGGTCATTACCAGGTGCAGGGGGTGATCCAGTCGTCGGTCATCCAGTCCCCACAG GGCCAGGGCTCAGACATTGACGACTCCCAGGACTCCTCAGACAGTGGAGCCTCTGCCCAGAAGACCAGAGAGATACTGGCCAGACGGCCCTCCTACAG AAAGATCCTCAATGAGCTGTCTGCTGAGGAGGTGGCGTCACGGAACGAGGATGGCAACCCTGCTTCCTCTGGCATGACCACAGTGACAGTGCCCAACACCCAGACAATCTACCAGACCAGCAGCGGCCAGTACA TTACCATCGCCCCTAACGGCACCATTCAACTGGCCAACCCGGGGTCAGAGAGCCTCCAGGGCTTACAGACTCTCACCATGACCAACTCAGGCCAACAGCAGGGCACCACCATCCTACATTATGCCCAGACGCCCGACGGACAGCAGCTACTCGTGCCCAGCAACCAGGTGGTCGTACAGA GTGCAGAAGGAGAGATGCAGACGTACCAGATCCGCACGGCGCCCACAGCGCAACAGACTGTGGTCATGACTTCCCCTGTAGGAATGTCTGAGCAGAAGACTGGCAACCCCACCATGAAGAGAGAGATCCGACTCGCTaagaacag AGAAGCGGCCCGTGAGTGTCGCAGGAAGAAGAAGGAATACGTCAAGTGTCTGGAGAACCGTGTGGCCGTGCTGGAGAACCAGAACAAGACTCTCATTGGGGAACTGAAGACGTTAAAGGACCTGTACCATGTCAAAACAGGATAA
- the LOC135541884 gene encoding cyclic AMP-dependent transcription factor ATF-1-like isoform X3, protein MMSLGGSPVTVVQLPGGHYQVQGVIQSSVIQSPQVQAVQGQGSDIDDSQDSSDSGASAQKTREILARRPSYRKILNELSAEEVASRNEDGNPASSGMTTVTVPNTQTIYQTSSGQYITIAPNGTIQLANPGSESLQGLQTLTMTNSGQQQGTTILHYAQTPDGQQLLVPSNQVVVQSAEGEMQTYQIRTAPTAQQTVVMTSPVGMSEQKTGNPTMKREIRLAKNSGP, encoded by the exons ATGTCTCTGGGGGGCTCTCCTGTGACGGTGGTCCAGCTCCCTGGGGGTCATTACCAGGTGCAGGGGGTGATCCAGTCGTCGGTCATCCAGTCCCCACAGGTGCAGGCTGTTCAG GGCCAGGGCTCAGACATTGACGACTCCCAGGACTCCTCAGACAGTGGAGCCTCTGCCCAGAAGACCAGAGAGATACTGGCCAGACGGCCCTCCTACAG AAAGATCCTCAATGAGCTGTCTGCTGAGGAGGTGGCGTCACGGAACGAGGATGGCAACCCTGCTTCCTCTGGCATGACCACAGTGACAGTGCCCAACACCCAGACAATCTACCAGACCAGCAGCGGCCAGTACA TTACCATCGCCCCTAACGGCACCATTCAACTGGCCAACCCGGGGTCAGAGAGCCTCCAGGGCTTACAGACTCTCACCATGACCAACTCAGGCCAACAGCAGGGCACCACCATCCTACATTATGCCCAGACGCCCGACGGACAGCAGCTACTCGTGCCCAGCAACCAGGTGGTCGTACAGA GTGCAGAAGGAGAGATGCAGACGTACCAGATCCGCACGGCGCCCACAGCGCAACAGACTGTGGTCATGACTTCCCCTGTAGGAATGTCTGAGCAGAAGACTGGCAACCCCACCATGAAGAGAGAGATCCGACTCGCTaagaacag CGGCCCGTGA